The Carcharodon carcharias isolate sCarCar2 chromosome 2, sCarCar2.pri, whole genome shotgun sequence genomic sequence ttctatttttccatGCGGTTCTGACTTAGTCAAGCCAATTGTTGAGTGTAACTGATCTTGATTGTCCTCCAACACGTGAATCTGTCAACTGAGTAATGGTGAGCCAATTATCTCCTGATACATATTGTACAATGGAAATATTGAAATGGTAAACATAGTTCAACATAATTCAGTCTGCAATATCACAACTATTTCTCTAAAACTATAAGATGTTTTTATCATATATTATAAACAGATTTTCCATGCCCCTATTGTGTtatgtctgttgtttttttttaatttctagGAAATGAATAACACGTGTTTGAACATCAGTCCTCAGCTGGAGAAGTATTACCTTCCAACCATGTATGGATTAGAGTTCATCTTAGGATTCATAGGCAACATCTCCGTGATATGGGGCTATATGTTCTGTCTGAAGGAATGGAAATGCAGCAACATCTACCTTTTCAATCTTTCCATCACAGACCTGACTTTTATTTGCACCCTTCCCATGCTAGTAGCTTACTATGGCCGAGGCAACAAGTGGACTTTTGGTCAGGTAATGTGCATATTAAATAGATATATCCTTCACACTAACATGTACACAAGCATCCTGTTTCTCTGTTGCATCAGTTTCGATCGGTACCTGCTGGTGATGAGGCCACTGCAACTTCACTCCTTTCAAAAAAAGTGGAACGCCGTCATTGTCTGTCTTGGTATTTGGATATTTGTAACACTGGAGTTAGTGCCTATATTCACTTTTCTTCAGATTAATACTGACAACAGCACAGACCACGAGTCCATCCTCCGATGTTTAGATTATGCCAGCTCAGGAGATGCCTCCCGCAATCTGATTTACAGCCTGTACCTCACAGTTTTTGGTTTTCTTGCACCGCTCAGTGTCATGCTTTTCTTTTACATCCAAACTGTGCGCGGCCTTAGAAAAATACAGCAACAACGCACCAAGATTCAGGTGGAAAAGCCCCTTAAGTTGGTCATTTTGGCCATTGTTATTTTCTTGGTATTCTTCACCCCTTATCACATAATGCGCAATGTTCGCATTGCTTCCAGAATAGAGAACAACAGAATGTCGGAATGTGGCAAATTGGTTGTAAAGGCTGTTTACGCCatcactaggcccatagctttcCTCAACTCAATCACAAACCCCATTTTCTACTTCATGTTGGGGGACAAGTTCAGGGAGCTATTTTTCAACAAACTGAAAAGCATCTTCTTCAGAAAACCAGTCAGCTCCAATCAGAACGAGGACAGTTCCACCAGACCCACTGGGTTAAATACATGCTCGGAGGCAATAATCCTGTAAATAAAACCTATGGCTCATAAAGCTCTCCGTGACTGGTGAAATTTTCTCACCTCATGGTCTGGGTCTaataattgatagagattgattgctatgattagtcaaAAAACTCCTTTTAACATGTGCCAGGATATTAGAAGGAAAAATAGATGAATCTTGGTCTTTTTCCATCTAGTAATTCTAATGTTGCTATTCCTTTACACAACAGCTCCCTTATTGCAAAGCTCGCCCTTTGTCAAAATATAACAAAGTTATGATATTAGCATCCATTTTGCTGCTCTTCCACTGTGGTCTATGCAGTTAAAGTATTCCTGTAATGTCTGGATTTTCACCAGGTGTATTGTGACATTCCTCCTTCTCCTGGATAGATTATACTTACAACCAAAACAGGATACCCCTTGCCAGACCACAGCGGTCCAGAGCATGCAAATAGCTTATAAACTTCCTCAAAACTGAAAGATGAACAATGTTTTAGAAAAAGGAACAGAACAGGGGGAAGGAGTGTAAACACACTCTGAAATGCCAATGCAAGTTGTCATTGAAAGGGAGTCACGGTAAAACAACAGCAACATTCGGAATGGATAATTTAAGATACGTAACCAGTGTAAAGTCAATTACAAAATGGGGCAATCATCCTGAAAATTGTCATCCTCAACAACTGAGTTGTCCGTTCAGGAGTGACCGGCACAGATATATTAACAAGGTGAGATGCCCAATTTAGGACCAAGTCTATAAGGCCTCCTATTTGTATTGGAAATGATCCTCTGATGAATTTCAGCCCCTTTACCTTTACAAGTGCCGTCAGCGTCAGGGCAATACATGCTTATTCTCAGCtgctcaccatctccctcttatCAGTTGTCAACTGGCCCACTGTACTCTACCATTTTCTCATTGGCACCGATCATTGCTTGGAGTGGGCTTGCATCAAGTCAAGGGGTCTCCCGGCCTATTGGCCTAATAGGCCTAATGTCACAGAGAAtgcatctgtgtgtctgtatgaactGGCATTGCTGACCATTCAATGTAGAATGAAACAAGCATTACAGAAAATGTTACTGTGTAattaatctcattgaaacgtataaagttctgagagggctggacagactggctgCATGagctgatgtttcctctggctgggggttctagaacatggggtcactgtctcaggatatggggtgaaccacttaggactgagatgaggagaaacttcttcactcagagaatggtGAACCTCTGGATAGTACTAAGCACAGGATTCATTTCAAAAAATTCACCAAGACTTCATCGTCAGCACCTCCCAGATTCACAAACTCCACCACTTAGAAAAACAAAGGCAGAAGGAGCTggggctcaccatcacctccaagctcCTCTTGAATTCACACAGCATCTTGAGGTTGCACATATATCTTTCCTTACTTCAtggtggatcaaaatcctggagctacCTATACCTAACAGCGTCATGAGAGtgccttcaccacacagactacagcagttcaagaaaatggCCTACCataaccttctcaagggtaattagggatgaccaATAAATACCAACTTTGTCAACAACATGCATATGCATAGAATGAATAATAAACTACCCACTGCTCACTACCTCCAGATCAAAAGTTGTGATCTTGATAGGATCACTTTGGCCCTTGTTTTCAAGCATAAAACACATAGGGCCAAATTGTCTGGTCTCCGTATTATTGTAGGTCAAGCATACGACTAAAGATGTATGTCGGGCCCTATGAAAGTCCTGAACTTCTGACATCAGTGGGAATTGCCCAGAAAGTtccaacttccaatgggcaattcatCTACTCCCAGGGACCCTCTGCGAATGTTTCCGACTGACAGTTCCGTGACCCAGGAAATGTTTAAACAGATTAAGCTTAGTCTAACATCCAACATCAGAACACACAGCCCAGTCATGCCCCCCCCCCGACTCCCGGCTCccccttgaccccccccccccaactgccccAATGACCCAACCCATCTAGCCCCCCCAGACCTGATCTGACCACCAACCTGACCACCCTTCCAACCTGACCCGACTACCACTCGACTTGACCCAACTACCCCCTGGCCACCCAGCAAGCCCTCCGACCTGACCCAACTACGCCTTAACTCGACTACCCACCTagctcacctcacccacctagccAACTCACCAACCTAgccaactcacccacctagccaactcacccacccacccatccatctacccatttgcccacttacccacctcctACCCACTTCCCCATTTACCAattacccacccacccctctaccCACTTCCCCACTTATcaacctcacccatctacctgctacccacttacccacttacttacctcactcacctacccattcactcacttacCCATTTACCCTTTCGTCACCATTCACTGAAGCTCAAACTGAAACATTAAACTTACCATTCAGCAgctggtgccataaaaaggggacaTATCCAGAGCTCCCCCCAACTCTACCCTGCTCCTACGGAGGTTTCCGACAGACGCTGTGCTGCACATTTGGTGGAAGCCAGGTTCGGAATGGCCCGCTAGAAATGTGCAGCCACATTTGGCATTTGGAAGTTGAGGGAACTTCCGCGTGTTGCTCAGAAGATGCGGGCTACAGTTTACTTGCTACATAATGATGGTTCCCACAAGGAGGGCGCacacatttttttttactgtaatcCAATAGACGCCAACCACATTTAATACAGCAAGAGACAAGATTTCTCCAGGGTACTTTAATGCTTTTAAGTTGTTTTTTTGAGTAGTCTGAAAACAATACCTGGGCCCGAATTTTGCATGGGTCAGGTGCGCACAATCAGCAGGCCCAGGAACAGAGAGGAACCAGCCCCCCCCAGCCGCGATTTCACAAAACGCcccctgagaaaggctcagagCAGCCGGGTGggagcgggaagagggcgggtgctgaTGTCACCGCGAGTGCTGGCCGGcccttccactgagctccctgaaggcagacagacgccccagggagctgcagacctccaaataataaaagaaagcacaaaaaacgCTGCAAGAAAAGTGTCCATGCCTAACGGAGATTTCAGCAAAAACGTAACGCTCACCTGGCTGATGGGCTCGTCCACCAatcaggttggacgggccacaaaaaatcgCTTACAATTGGCCcgctaatgggcttaattgcccgcttaattgtcggccGGCGCTCTTCCGACTTTTGCCAGcgcctgccgagtgaaatatcgcacgagtgcgtgatgatgtcagggcgctcgcctgatgtcatctcacGTGATTTTATGGCAGTGAGGTCAGGAACGCGTCCGCCCACGGGACCGAAACATTCTGTCCCTTTAGTAGACAGAAATCAAAGTGGGATTTTCTAGTTTTGCTGCTCATGCCTAAACCGCAGATGCTGATCAATAACCCATTATGGAAGCTGCTCAATTCTACTTCAGCGACTTGATGTAAAAATGTAAACATCCCTTGTATTCAAACCCTTGgccttgtccctctctctatctacgTATGTAACCTCCAGCTCTACAGCCCTCCGAGACCCCTACATTCCTCCAAATCCGCACTCTTGCTCATCCCTGATGTTTATCGCCCTACCAgcggtggctgtgccttcagttgccgaaagtctggaattccctccccaaacctccccGTCTCTCTACTTCATTttactcctttaagatgctccttacatctttgactaagtttttggCTCGCTGTCCTAATATCTTTCTTAGTGGATCAATGTTTTATTGTGTTGAAGGCACTATGTATAAGCTGTTATTGGAGTTTCCATTGATTTCAGTGGAAATGATGGTTAACCAGTCCAGTGTCAGTGTAAGTTTGATGCCCTGGCAGCCAATGTAGACCAAAACAAAAACTCCTAACCACCCTGTGGACAAGTGTGGAATTGCATTGGCCCATAGAGGGACTTTCACTGTTTGCTAATATTAAGCTTTCTTCCAGGGCCACAATCGTCCATCACTGGAGGCTTTTGAGAGCATGATTGATAACAGTAATGAGTCGCACCCAGGTTTCCACATGAAAGATTGTTAGGAAACCATGGACCGTAAAATCAGAgccttactgcacagaaggaagccactcgGTCCATTGTaactgtgctggctctttcacAGAGCTATCCAAtgagtttcactcccctgctcttttcccataaaCCTGCAATTTTCTCCACTTCAAAACGTGATGGTCCCTGCAGATGAATAGTCATCAATACATATCAATGTGAACAATGgcctttatttttaattcattcatgggatgtgggcatcgctggcttggtCTGCATTTGGCCAAGGTGAGTCCTAACTCATGTGGAATCCTTCCCCTGCAAGGAATTAGCACCTTCATGAAAGACAGGAGCACCACTGGAAGATAAAAACAGGTTTGCAAACAATCTCAACGAACACAGTGCCCCTTTCACACGGCATATAAAAAAACAAGTATTTTGAACAGAATAAACACAAGCATTTTCGAAGGAGAATGCACTGTCGTGCCATTGACTAGTAACTGGTATTCATCTCAAAAACTATATTAAGCACTGCACCTTTTTTTATTATATATCACATTGGTTTGACAGTCAAACTAAGTCATGGCGCAAAAGGTTAGCAACAGCTAGACATAGGGGGTGCGTTTTACGGACCCCTGCCAGAATatttgaaggtggaggggcacatAAAATGAATTCGGTGGTCAGCCTTCCTGCCCAGCCCCGAGTTGCCCCCCCCAtattatgggggggggggggggggtgggcaacaGTGAACTGCCTAAGTGCCTCATTCTGCCTCAGCCGTAAATTTTTCAATCTGCAGGGGGAGGTGGAAGGAAAACTAACAGCTCGGCAGCTTCCACTGCTTGGCCTGCTGGCAGGAAGGTAGGGAGAGCACCCCCtttggggggggtagggggggtggggggggggggggtggaggggaggggtggtccGCTTTGCTAATTAGAGGCACCCCCTCCCCAAGATAGTAACCCACCTCTGTACCCCCCTCTGCTGGTCTCTCTTAACCAAATCTCCAAACtcgcagcccccacccccacaaccccacccaccgCGCCCTCGCCCCCATTTCTGCGGTCTCCAAAAATTGCCCACCCAGATCCCAGGGGTTACCAAGTCCAGTATCCATCTTTTCATCTTCCTGTGGACTATGTttagtcccagcagtgaccactgctcccttctggcactgctgggacaacagagctgctggccaatcagattggccagcagctctctagggcgggacttcctgtccctgaggggcagaagtcccactctcacctATTAAggccacccccctcccacccccccccccccccagcctatTGTCATATTTCTGCTCAGCGACAAGGTGCCAATGAACCTTTAGctcgggggtgaggggggaggtggtggggtgtgggcaggtagTATCTCCCTCTGCAAAATCCACCCCGTGATATTAATGTAAATCATATGGCAGCAATGCCAAATCATTTTGTGTTATGACAAGACAGGTTGTATCATGCAGTCCTACAAAGCTTTGTGACGGTAGATATTGTCCTGTATTGGTTTTGGTCTCCAAGTTCCAGAGTTAGTTTCTCTTGCCCTTCAAAGTATCTATGTTTACATACGATATACAGCACAGCAACAATCCAGTTGGCCCCTGTGTTTTTATCAGTGTTTTTGCTCCACTTGAGCTCctttcctcatctaactctatTAGCGTTGACCtttattcccttctccttcataGGCTTATCTAGCCTCCTGTTAAATGCATTTATGCTATACGTTTCAACCATaccctgtggtagcaaattccatatTTTCACCACTTCTTCTAAACTCgccatttgatttcttggtgaccattTCACCCCAGTCATCTCTTTTCAAAAGTGAGGGAGTTTGGCCTGTTCATCCTCTCCAGATAAGTATACCCCGCATTTCTCCTATCATTCATTGTAAATCTTCTTTGCACCCTGCCCATTGGTATGGCGACCACAGTGTAAATAACATTTAAGATTGGAGTATTCTTGCAATTTGAAGATTTCTATTTGGAAATATTTTGATATGCAGTGCAATGCATTACTTTTCTAACTCAGTTATTTGAATGTTAGCATGATCCTAGAAACTATTATGCAGTTGAATTCAAATAAACGATCATTTGCTATTTGGTGGTGTGGAGTATTATTTGTGTCTGAGCATAATTATTTTGGTTACATTAAGAAGAGTTTTAGGGACCAGGAAAGGCTGTTTGATGCAGGCAACCTGTTTTTTTCCAGAGTTCATGAGTTACCTATCCTGTAGTGAACTCAACGTAATCCATATCATTCTACATCATCTCAAACGCAGTTAAAGAAAAGGAACACACTGTATCTTCAAAGGATAGTGGGCACCTGGAAGAGATCTTCAGAGAAGGTGACTGAATTAGTATCAGTTTGCATCTGTTAAAAGGCAGCTGCTGGATCAACATCTGTCGATGTCTAATTTCCCACTTAGAAATTAAAATTTAGCAATATTAAGGGCACTGCCTACTTTCTGGGGGCATCATGGCGGCATGGTGGTTAGTTTGGCTGCTGCACAGCTTGAGAGACCTGGGTTCAATCCTGATcttgggtgtctgtctgtgtggagtttgtatGTTTTTGTGGTGCCTGTGTGGGTTTCTGTTGGGTGCTCTGGTTTCCTCTCACCATCCAAATGGGTGCTGGTTGGGTGGATTGGCTATGGTAAATTGTCCCTCTGTGAGAGTTATTATgaaaatatttttctggtttattgtaaagtagatttatgggtgtgagtgtagatggttctgtctgtgtgatttaattaccttggagtcaagtagactacaAGCTTGACATTATCAAAAGAAGccaggtgtagaaatgtacttgaaatgctaatgagtaaacatggatgctgtcttagcatgtaaggtgtgaagggaatttgcatttttagataagtgaaggggttgtttggatttcaaagggttaTTAGTATGTTTATAACTAGCCAGATGAGCAaggctaagcagtgtgtttatttttcccaaaggttactgacaatattggcagcaTGAAATTTTTTATATTGTGggaaaggtacagttccaaagacatatggatcaattgaatttacatattaaagagagagaagcatatataaagaagaatgaaaggccCTGTTTGGGGGTCATgaaagatctaacaggagtataTGAAACAGCCTTGAAGGAGCCTCCAGCATAAGTCTGTTgcgtccagtaactaaagttggagaaagccatttggaattccactgtcaaatgGGTACTGAGTTAATTCgcttgttttgtttttaaatctaaaCTCTATTTTGGACTTTGCCTTAAGGGAGGTGTGTAACTGGCAGTCAGGTTAATTGGGAGTTTTAGGAGCTGTTATAGTGTTAGGTAATTGTGCTTGAtagcttttattttgttaataaatacttcaatttagtttttaaaatctctaaagatctTAGTGGACatgttacttctgaattcagtgcacacatcttcttgtaataaatacaaatttcaaaaccatTGTGacagtgtggccaagtttcccttgtggatttggtccacctggcacatatcGTCTACCACGTCATAACAGAGTATTATGTTGAGGCACTTCATTCTgtgtggaaggggtttggggtggtggaaGTGAGCTACCAGGACAGTGGGAGCAATTGTGAAGCTTGCAAAGTCAAGGCAGCACTCATGATCCTGCCACTGTTTGGGAATTTTTTTgcttaatttaaaaagaaaatgtcaCTGCCTATCTTTGATAGCTGACTGGCGGGGTTACTGAAAATTCTGAGCAGGGAAGGCTTCAACCTGGGCACCTAAAAATACAAGGCCATGAATTTAGCAGAGGAACTAACAGACCAACGTCTGTATAGATTGGGCACAGGTTGACTCGGTGCTCAGTTGGAGAATAAGAATGGGTAGTATCTAAACTAAGTTCACAAAGGATCCTTAAGCCACAAGACACCCATGAGAGTGACACCAGCTCCAAATGAGCCATTCTTAAAGAGCTATCTGGAGGTCTATGTTAGACCTGTCAGATCCAATAAGACCAGGCACAAAGACTTTGGCAAGTTCATTAGGTTCATGTTGTGGATCCCCAGGTTGTACCAGACCTGCATATCTGGATTCAGCACCATGAATCCCATTACAAAAGGGAAAACTTTAATCCCAGCAAATTGAAcccaataataaaaataaatcccATTCTGAGAAGttaacggtgggggggggggtaatctAATACATCATGCAATTACTTACTAATTTCAACTTTTCCCATGCTTACGTCAGTTGTAGGACAATGAATATGGCACATTGAAGCTTTTCATTCTGATCTACAACAAGAAGAAAGAaatcatttgcatttatatgataactttcatgacctcagggcatcgCAAagatctttacagccaatgaagtacttctgaagtgcaatTTTTCTTGGCATTTACAGTAATGTGGCAGCCAAATATTTGAAAGCAATTATCACCATTGCagtatttattttattattttcagATCTGTAAATCCTTAACAATGAcaagtgcatttatatagcatccttaagacagaaaaatggttctAAGCACTTTGCAGAAGCGTAATCAGACAAAAAGAGGTGGAGACAAGAAAGGACATATTAAGAGGGGTGGGCCACAGTGGTGAGTTTTAGGAGGACATTTAAGgatggggagagaggcagagagatagaaggatttagggagggaattccagaggatGGAGGCACAGCCTCCAATGACAGGCACCTAAGGTCATGAATGGGCAAGAGGGCAGAGTCAGCCATGGGCAGAgtgaagggtggggtgggagtgaagTCATTCTAGGGAAAGAGGGGTGATGGGCGGAAACCAAGAACCCATATAGGTCAGCAAGAAGTGGGATGATGGATGAGCAAGATAGTATGTTATGAGCTAAAGCTTACACAATTTGGAGAACAGGTTAGAGGTGAATTGAAATAACTGTGTTCAGAGTGATGGAGTGGATGAgggattcagcagcagatgggctgagacaGAGGCAACAGTTCACAGTTGGGTGGCACTCTGTGAGAGATTGGAGCATTTCATACGATTTTGATACAGATTCTTACTAATAACACATTGAGAGTGATTTCAGCCTCTCTCAACTCTTCAACATGTGCATCTGCAAATGATTATTAGAAAAATCCAGCTGTCCTTATCCTGTTGCAAAATGTCATTTTATGAAGTTATCCATAAGGAAAGTTACTGACTTTTCATTTAGGCTTAATATTACTTGTGGGACATGTTGTTTAACAATCTGTTTTTCACTTCTCATATCTTATTAAATGTCCTCACTCCCCTGTTGTAGCCATAGTTATATGCCTTTTTATACTGGGACCAGACCATAATAATATGACACATCACCTGCACTACAGCATGTAACTAAACCCTGTTTAATAGCGGGGTGTTAAATAGGGACCCTCACCATTCATATGAACAGCAATGGACTGCTGTATTGTTTGAATGTGTTTGATTCAATAGGACTTTATAGCCCTTCAGTGAGGGATAGAGACCTCACTTGCAAGAGCAAGAGATAAGGGCAAATTTCATCCCAAGAGCAGCCTGAATTCAAAAAAATAAGAAATAATGATGGAGGCCATTTAACCCatctcacacattcattctgccATCCCCTACAGTTCCCCAGACCTACCAATACATCATCTAAGGgtacaattgccatgcaaacttATTATCAGTGCAAACAGTTGTTACCCACACAATGGAGGTCAGCTGATAAAACCCAAAGTGATCTCCGCTGGAAGTCCCAGCCAACTTTGCCACACTGTCAATCTCTGATGTTTGATTCTGGTTAAATTAGCAACCCTACTGCAGTATCAATGCAAAGCCATACTAATTTTCACCAACGCTGCAACTAGAATGCAAATGAAGCCTGTGTCATCCTTTGTTGCTCTATGTGGTAGGCCACTTCAATTATTAACCACACACTCcgtgtcagccatggctcggtTAGTCACATttgtggctttgattcagaaggttgtgggttcaagttgcaGTAGAGAATTTGAGCACAGAAGTGAAAGCTAATACTTTGCTGTGCTGCCTTTGAGATCAGACATtgaactgaggccctgcctgctctcttcagcaggcataaaagatcccagagCACTGCTTTGGAGAGGAGCAGGAGAATCACCTCCAATATCCTGGCCATTAGTTACCCCTTAACCAATCCCGTAAAACCACAGCTTATcttgttattgtcacattgctttttgtgggatcttgctgtgttaaAATGAGCTGCCATATTTccaaaattacaacagtgatgccatttcaaaagtacttgatttgctctaaagtgctttgagatgtccagtagttgtgaaaggctctatataaatccATGTCTTTCTTTCTTCATATGAAGAACTGATTTGTGGTATTTTGTGCtttgtgctggagcctcaactatttacaatacatattaatgacttagatgagggaagtgaatgtactatcgccaagtttgcagaatgcaca encodes the following:
- the LOC121275403 gene encoding succinate receptor 1-like isoform X1, which gives rise to MEMNNTCLNISPQLEKYYLPTMYGLEFILGFIGNISVIWGYMFCLKEWKCSNIYLFNLSITDLTFICTLPMLVAYYGRGNKWTFGQVMCILNRYILHTNMYTSILFLCCISFDRYLLVMRPLQLHSFQKKWNAVIVCLGIWIFVTLELVPIFTFLQINTDNSTDHESILRCLDYASSGDASRNLIYSLYLTVFGFLAPLSVMLFFYIQTVRGLRKIQQQRTKIQVEKPLKLVILAIVIFLVFFTPYHIMRNVRIASRIENNRMSECGKLVVKAVYAITRPIAFLNSITNPIFYFMLGDKFRELFFNKLKSIFFRKPVSSNQNEDSSTRPTGLNTCSEAIIL
- the LOC121275403 gene encoding succinate receptor 1-like isoform X2; the protein is MNNTCLNISPQLEKYYLPTMYGLEFILGFIGNISVIWGYMFCLKEWKCSNIYLFNLSITDLTFICTLPMLVAYYGRGNKWTFGQVMCILNRYILHTNMYTSILFLCCISFDRYLLVMRPLQLHSFQKKWNAVIVCLGIWIFVTLELVPIFTFLQINTDNSTDHESILRCLDYASSGDASRNLIYSLYLTVFGFLAPLSVMLFFYIQTVRGLRKIQQQRTKIQVEKPLKLVILAIVIFLVFFTPYHIMRNVRIASRIENNRMSECGKLVVKAVYAITRPIAFLNSITNPIFYFMLGDKFRELFFNKLKSIFFRKPVSSNQNEDSSTRPTGLNTCSEAIIL